Proteins from a genomic interval of Mycolicibacterium grossiae:
- a CDS encoding helix-turn-helix domain-containing protein: MSDETPGPDLERWLDALAGIGEAVGGDAPVTALVDRVARTACDLLGYDFCAVFLPADPPTKALTIVGSHGLSADYVAKVNAERPILLDVRGTEEAPTSIAFRTGDVVTLEDIDTAPGIGPWGGVAHEQGYRALISVPLRRAGVVVGALNGYHARPHRFDAVEVGLVSTLATQVAVALGTAQLRLRERHTIAELRRAEEVHGLLTATALRGEGLAGVAGALAELLARPVLVEDVYGNPLADVDWVAGVPDTAADVTLDGEVVARVRVATEGTLSGLDRRALDHACVVTALELLRARTAAEVEQRLRGSLVADLLSTDGADLDALLQRARRLGWDLSGAQALLCVRGTASSTGDATSSDRMLAGADRIASTVRPRPLVATHRGDLVLLVAPETAVGRHRGAREIARRLLDALAADGLGPVTACVAPATPAEELPALFRTVRGALDLAADTGDTDLIDLRDVAIDHLLLRLDDPQRLRDFARTVLGEAIDYDRAHASQLLRTARVLLDRDLDRRAAADVLHLHPNTVAQRMRRLEALTGLRLGRPRDLLQLQSALTVARIAGLG, encoded by the coding sequence ATGTCCGACGAGACACCGGGGCCGGATCTGGAACGCTGGCTCGACGCCCTGGCCGGCATCGGCGAGGCCGTCGGGGGCGACGCGCCGGTGACCGCGCTGGTCGACCGCGTCGCGCGGACCGCCTGCGACCTGCTGGGCTACGACTTCTGCGCGGTCTTCCTCCCCGCCGATCCCCCGACGAAGGCCCTGACGATCGTCGGCTCGCACGGGTTGTCGGCGGACTACGTGGCCAAGGTGAACGCCGAACGCCCGATCCTGCTCGACGTGCGGGGCACCGAGGAGGCGCCGACGAGCATCGCGTTCCGCACCGGCGACGTCGTCACGCTGGAGGACATCGACACCGCGCCCGGCATCGGGCCGTGGGGCGGCGTCGCCCACGAACAGGGCTACCGCGCGCTGATCTCGGTGCCGCTGCGCCGCGCCGGCGTCGTCGTCGGCGCCCTCAACGGCTACCACGCCCGGCCACACCGCTTCGACGCCGTCGAGGTCGGCCTGGTCAGCACGCTCGCGACCCAGGTCGCGGTGGCGCTCGGCACCGCTCAGCTGCGCCTGCGGGAACGGCACACCATCGCCGAACTGCGTCGCGCGGAGGAGGTGCACGGACTGCTGACGGCCACCGCACTGCGCGGCGAGGGACTCGCCGGAGTCGCCGGCGCGCTGGCCGAGCTACTCGCCCGGCCGGTCCTCGTCGAGGACGTCTACGGCAACCCGCTCGCCGACGTCGACTGGGTCGCCGGCGTGCCCGACACGGCCGCGGACGTGACGCTCGACGGGGAGGTGGTGGCCCGCGTCCGGGTCGCCACCGAGGGCACGCTGTCCGGGCTGGACCGCCGGGCGCTCGACCACGCGTGCGTCGTCACCGCGCTGGAGCTGCTGCGGGCGCGCACGGCCGCCGAAGTGGAGCAGCGGCTGCGCGGCTCGCTGGTCGCCGACCTGCTCAGCACCGACGGTGCGGACCTGGACGCCCTGCTGCAGCGGGCCCGGCGCCTGGGCTGGGACCTCTCCGGCGCGCAGGCACTGCTCTGCGTGCGCGGCACCGCGTCGTCCACCGGCGACGCCACGAGCAGCGACCGGATGCTCGCCGGCGCCGACCGGATCGCCTCGACCGTGCGGCCGCGGCCGCTGGTCGCCACCCACCGCGGCGACCTGGTCCTGCTCGTCGCCCCGGAGACGGCGGTCGGACGCCACCGCGGCGCGCGAGAGATCGCCCGCCGGCTGCTCGACGCGCTGGCCGCCGACGGCCTCGGACCGGTGACGGCATGCGTCGCGCCGGCGACCCCTGCCGAGGAGCTGCCCGCTCTGTTCCGCACCGTGCGCGGCGCACTCGACCTGGCCGCCGACACCGGGGACACCGACCTGATCGACCTGCGCGACGTCGCGATCGACCACCTGTTGCTGCGCCTCGACGACCCGCAGCGACTCCGCGACTTCGCCCGCACCGTCCTCGGCGAAGCCATCGACTACGACCGCGCCCACGCCAGCCAGCTGCTGCGCACCGCGCGGGTGCTGCTCGACCGCGACCTGGACCGGCGCGCCGCCGCGGACGTCCTGCACCTGCACCCCAACACCGTGGCGCAACGCATGCGCCGCCTCGAGGCGCTCACCGGCCTGCGCCTCGGCCGTCCCCGCGACCTGCTGCAGCTGCAGTCGGCGCTCACCGTCGCGCGCATCGCGGGCCTCGGCTGA
- a CDS encoding MFS transporter, with protein MITSRYGPLYLIFAAALSAGAGNGISMVAFPWLVLQRNGSAVDASIVAMAGTLPLLVATVIAGAAVDYLGRRRVSMISDGLSALSVAAVPVLAWTFGADAVNVAVLAALAALGAFFDPAGMTARETMLPEAAQRAGWTLDRANSVYEAIFNLAYIVGPGIGGLLIATLGGIETMWVTAGAFVLSIGAVAALRLEGAGVPDRAALPRVWPGIVEGLRFVWRTPVLRTLAIVDLVATGLYMPMESVLFPKYFTDRDEPAQLGWVLMALSIGGLVGALGYAVLAGRTRQRTVMLTAVLVLGVAMTVIAFLPPLPVILLLSAVVGLVYGPIAPIYNYVMQTTAPQHLRGRVVGVMGSLAYAAGPLGLVVAGPLADSAGLHATFLALSVPMLLLGAVAVFLPALRDLDRDRG; from the coding sequence ATGATCACCTCGCGATACGGCCCGCTGTACCTGATCTTCGCCGCGGCGCTGTCCGCCGGCGCGGGCAACGGCATCTCGATGGTCGCCTTCCCGTGGCTGGTGTTGCAGCGCAACGGTTCCGCCGTCGACGCGTCGATCGTCGCGATGGCGGGCACGCTGCCGCTGCTGGTGGCCACGGTGATCGCCGGCGCGGCCGTGGACTACCTCGGGCGGCGCCGGGTGTCGATGATCTCCGACGGGCTCTCGGCGCTGTCGGTGGCCGCCGTGCCGGTGTTGGCCTGGACGTTCGGCGCCGACGCCGTGAACGTGGCGGTGCTCGCGGCCCTCGCGGCGCTCGGCGCGTTCTTCGACCCCGCCGGGATGACGGCGCGCGAGACGATGCTGCCGGAGGCCGCGCAGCGGGCGGGCTGGACGCTCGACCGCGCGAACAGCGTCTACGAGGCCATCTTCAACCTCGCCTACATCGTCGGGCCCGGTATCGGCGGCCTGCTGATCGCGACGCTCGGCGGCATCGAGACCATGTGGGTCACCGCCGGCGCCTTCGTGCTGTCGATCGGCGCGGTCGCCGCGCTGCGGCTGGAGGGGGCCGGCGTCCCGGACCGGGCGGCGCTACCGCGGGTGTGGCCCGGCATCGTCGAGGGTCTGCGCTTCGTGTGGCGGACCCCCGTGCTGCGGACGCTGGCGATCGTCGACCTCGTCGCCACCGGCCTGTACATGCCGATGGAGAGCGTGCTGTTCCCCAAGTACTTCACCGACCGCGACGAGCCGGCCCAGCTCGGCTGGGTGCTGATGGCGCTCAGCATCGGCGGGCTGGTCGGTGCGCTCGGCTACGCGGTGCTGGCCGGGCGCACCCGCCAGCGCACGGTGATGCTGACCGCGGTCCTGGTGCTCGGCGTGGCGATGACGGTCATCGCCTTCCTGCCGCCGCTGCCGGTGATCCTGCTGCTCTCGGCGGTCGTCGGGCTGGTGTACGGCCCGATCGCCCCGATCTACAACTACGTTATGCAGACGACGGCGCCGCAGCATCTGCGTGGCCGCGTCGTCGGGGTGATGGGGTCGCTGGCCTATGCCGCCGGCCCGCTGGGTCTGGTGGTCGCCGGGCCGCTCGCGGACTCCGCGGGGCTGCACGCGACGTTCCTGGCGCTGTCGGTCCCGATGCTGCTGCTGGGGGCGGTGGCGGTGTTCCTGCCGGCGCTGCGCGACCTCGACCGCGACCGCGGCTGA
- a CDS encoding FAD-binding oxidoreductase: MDSALADLTAALPDGTVVTDPDILASYRQDRAFDPDAGTPLAVVRPRRTEEVQTALRWATAHRVPVVPRGAGTGLSGGATALDGGIVLSTELMRDIRVDPVTRTAVTQPGLLNAEVKKAVAEYGLWYPPDPSSYEICSIGGNIATNAGGLCCVKYGVTTDYVLGLQVVLADGTAVRLGGPRLKDVAGLSLTKLFVGSEGTLGVVTEVTLKLLPAQYRGCTVVASFASVAAAADAVVEITGKIRPSMLEFMDAVAINAVEDKLKMGLDRGAAAMIVAASDDRGAPGVQDTEYMASVFTEHGATEVFSTDDPDEGEAFVAARRFAIPAVEAKGSLLLEDVGVPLPALADLVSGVEKIAAQHDLMISVIAHAGDGNTHPLIVFDPADTAMEQRAQQAFGEIMDLAVGLGGTITGEHGVGRMKRAWLAGYLGPEAMDLNRRIKDALDPDGILNPGAAI; the protein is encoded by the coding sequence ATGGACTCCGCGCTGGCCGACCTGACCGCCGCACTCCCGGACGGCACCGTGGTGACCGACCCCGACATCCTGGCGTCCTACCGGCAGGACCGCGCCTTCGACCCCGACGCCGGCACACCGCTGGCGGTGGTCCGCCCGCGCCGCACCGAGGAGGTGCAGACGGCGCTGCGGTGGGCGACGGCGCACCGCGTCCCGGTGGTGCCGCGCGGCGCCGGTACCGGGCTGTCGGGCGGCGCGACCGCGCTCGACGGCGGCATCGTGTTGTCCACCGAACTGATGCGCGACATCCGCGTCGACCCGGTCACCCGTACCGCCGTCACGCAACCCGGGCTGCTCAATGCGGAGGTGAAGAAGGCCGTCGCCGAATACGGACTGTGGTATCCGCCGGACCCGTCGTCGTACGAGATCTGCAGCATCGGCGGCAACATCGCGACCAACGCGGGCGGGCTGTGCTGCGTGAAGTACGGCGTGACGACCGACTACGTGCTCGGCCTGCAGGTGGTGCTCGCCGACGGCACCGCCGTCCGGCTCGGCGGCCCACGGCTGAAGGACGTTGCGGGACTGAGCCTCACCAAGCTGTTCGTGGGCAGCGAGGGCACACTCGGCGTCGTCACCGAGGTGACGTTGAAGCTGCTGCCCGCCCAGTACCGCGGGTGCACGGTGGTGGCGTCGTTCGCTTCGGTGGCCGCGGCGGCCGACGCCGTCGTCGAGATCACCGGCAAGATCCGGCCGTCGATGCTGGAGTTCATGGACGCCGTCGCGATCAACGCCGTCGAGGACAAGCTGAAGATGGGACTCGACCGCGGCGCCGCCGCCATGATCGTCGCGGCGTCGGACGACCGCGGCGCACCGGGGGTGCAGGACACCGAGTACATGGCTTCCGTCTTCACCGAACACGGTGCGACGGAGGTGTTCTCGACCGACGACCCGGACGAGGGAGAGGCCTTCGTCGCCGCGCGGCGCTTCGCGATCCCCGCCGTGGAGGCCAAGGGCTCGCTGCTGCTCGAGGACGTCGGCGTCCCACTCCCGGCGCTGGCCGACCTGGTGTCGGGCGTGGAGAAGATCGCCGCGCAGCACGACCTGATGATCTCGGTGATCGCCCACGCCGGCGACGGAAACACCCACCCGCTCATCGTGTTCGACCCCGCCGACACCGCGATGGAGCAGCGGGCGCAGCAAGCCTTCGGCGAGATCATGGACTTGGCCGTCGGCCTGGGCGGCACGATCACCGGGGAGCACGGTGTCGGCCGGATGAAGCGGGCGTGGCTCGCCGGCTACCTCGGGCCCGAGGCGATGGACCTCAACCGCCGCATCAAGGACGCGCTCGACCCGGACGGCATCCTCAACCCCGGCGCCGCGATCTGA
- a CDS encoding winged helix-turn-helix transcriptional regulator: MPTRSYGQHCAVAKSLDVVGDRWTLLVVRDLLDGPRRYGDLLAALAPIATDVLAGRLRHLEAHGLVVKQALPGSGSSYALTADGRALEDVLHAHARWGRRLVVHRDPGTVARPEWLARALRAHLRADRAGPPLTLRLDTPEGSVTLRIAPDGVETVPDGMTADVTLSGQSDTLYAATDPDRVSDLVASGRLRIDGAADAVSRLRALFVPAPAGLP, translated from the coding sequence ATGCCGACACGGTCCTACGGTCAACACTGCGCGGTGGCGAAGAGCCTCGACGTGGTCGGGGACCGCTGGACGCTGCTCGTGGTGCGCGACCTGCTCGACGGTCCGCGCCGCTACGGCGACCTGCTCGCCGCGCTCGCACCGATCGCCACCGATGTGCTCGCCGGTCGGTTGCGCCACCTCGAGGCCCACGGTCTGGTGGTCAAGCAGGCGCTGCCGGGGTCGGGTTCGTCCTACGCGCTGACCGCCGACGGCAGGGCGCTCGAGGACGTGCTGCACGCCCATGCTCGGTGGGGGCGGCGCCTGGTCGTGCACCGCGACCCCGGCACCGTCGCCCGGCCGGAGTGGCTCGCCCGCGCGCTACGGGCGCACCTGCGCGCCGATCGCGCCGGACCGCCGCTGACACTGCGCCTCGACACGCCCGAGGGCAGCGTGACGCTGCGCATCGCACCCGACGGCGTCGAGACCGTCCCCGACGGCATGACCGCCGACGTCACGCTCAGCGGACAGTCCGACACCCTGTACGCCGCAACGGATCCCGATCGGGTGTCGGACCTGGTGGCGAGCGGCCGACTGCGCATCGACGGCGCCGCCGACGCGGTGAGCCGGCTGCGCGCGCTGTTCGTCCCCGCACCCGCGGGCCTGCCCTGA
- a CDS encoding LLM class flavin-dependent oxidoreductase, with protein sequence MRLSVLDLVPVRSDQTTSDALAATVRLARRADDLGYTRYWLAEHHNMPAVAATSPPVLIGYLAAQTARIRLGSGGVMLPNHAPLAVAEQFALLEAAAPGRIDLGIGRAPGTDPVTSLMLRGPAGRTDEDIEKFPQYLDDVTALMSASGVSVSIQGRNLLDQNYVLKATPAAATEPRLWLLGSSQYSAHLAAAKGLPYVFAHHFAGQGTEEALAIYRAEFQPSDVAAEPTTFMTLNASVAATREEAEDLLLPNLLMMAWLRTGQPLRPVDLVEDAREIALTPQQRAVVESGRRQAIVGDPADAAAQVRQVAEHFGVDEVMVNPVGSAHRGSDPAAAPAREHTLELLAKELF encoded by the coding sequence ATGCGACTCTCGGTTCTCGACCTCGTCCCCGTCCGCAGCGACCAGACCACGTCGGACGCCCTGGCCGCCACGGTGCGCCTGGCCCGCCGGGCCGATGACCTCGGCTACACCCGCTACTGGCTCGCCGAGCACCACAACATGCCCGCGGTCGCGGCGACCAGCCCGCCCGTGCTCATCGGCTATCTGGCGGCCCAGACCGCCCGCATCCGGCTGGGATCGGGCGGCGTCATGCTGCCGAACCACGCCCCGCTGGCGGTCGCCGAGCAGTTCGCGTTGCTGGAGGCCGCCGCGCCGGGCCGCATCGACCTCGGCATCGGCCGTGCGCCCGGAACCGACCCGGTGACGTCGCTGATGCTGCGCGGTCCGGCCGGGCGCACCGACGAGGACATCGAGAAGTTCCCGCAGTATCTCGACGACGTGACGGCGCTGATGAGCGCCTCGGGCGTATCGGTGTCCATCCAGGGCCGCAACCTGCTGGACCAGAACTACGTGCTCAAGGCGACGCCCGCGGCGGCCACCGAACCGCGGCTCTGGCTGCTGGGATCCTCGCAGTACTCGGCGCATCTGGCCGCGGCGAAGGGGTTGCCGTACGTGTTCGCCCACCACTTCGCCGGGCAGGGCACCGAGGAGGCGCTGGCGATCTACCGCGCCGAGTTCCAGCCGAGCGACGTCGCCGCCGAGCCGACGACCTTCATGACGCTGAATGCGTCGGTCGCGGCCACCCGCGAGGAAGCCGAGGATCTGCTGCTGCCCAACCTGCTGATGATGGCGTGGTTGCGGACGGGGCAGCCGCTGCGGCCGGTGGATCTGGTCGAGGACGCGCGCGAGATCGCGCTCACCCCGCAGCAGCGTGCCGTGGTGGAGTCGGGACGGCGCCAGGCGATCGTCGGCGATCCCGCTGACGCCGCCGCTCAGGTGCGCCAGGTGGCCGAGCACTTCGGCGTCGACGAGGTCATGGTGAACCCGGTCGGCTCGGCCCATCGCGGAAGCGACCCGGCGGCCGCACCCGCCCGTGAGCACACGCTCGAACTGCTCGCCAAGGAGCTGTTCTAG
- a CDS encoding uracil-DNA glycosylase — MLLPHPRTGEPFDSPVPVATGWPGDPATPDTVVAKTAAGVRAASRRMRTVDDVDAAVSVCRACRRLVRWREDVALAKRRSFAEQPYWGRPVPGFGPATASILVLGLAPAAHGANRTGRVFTGDRSGDFLFAALHRAGLANSPDSVDAADGLALRDVRIVAAVRCAPPDNAPTPQERATCAPWLDAEWRALSPTVRVIVVLGGFGWRAALDMLRSAGETLPVPAPKFGHLATAAVGGVTLLGCYHPSQQNTFTGRLTPAMLDEVFATAATLAAGGPASGDS, encoded by the coding sequence GTGCTGTTGCCCCACCCCCGTACCGGCGAGCCGTTCGACTCCCCGGTGCCCGTCGCGACCGGGTGGCCGGGCGATCCCGCGACGCCCGACACCGTGGTCGCCAAGACCGCCGCCGGCGTCCGGGCGGCGTCCCGGCGGATGCGCACGGTCGACGACGTCGACGCCGCGGTCAGCGTGTGCCGCGCCTGCCGGCGGCTGGTGCGGTGGCGCGAGGACGTGGCGCTCGCCAAGCGCCGCTCGTTCGCCGAGCAGCCCTACTGGGGCCGGCCGGTGCCTGGGTTCGGGCCCGCGACCGCGTCGATCCTCGTCCTCGGCTTGGCACCGGCGGCGCACGGCGCCAACCGCACCGGGCGGGTGTTCACCGGCGACCGCAGCGGCGACTTCCTGTTCGCCGCCTTGCATCGGGCCGGACTGGCGAACTCGCCGGACAGCGTCGACGCCGCGGACGGCCTGGCGCTGCGCGACGTCCGCATCGTCGCCGCGGTGCGGTGCGCGCCGCCGGACAACGCGCCGACGCCGCAGGAGCGCGCGACGTGCGCGCCGTGGCTCGACGCCGAGTGGCGGGCGCTGTCGCCGACCGTGCGGGTGATCGTCGTGCTCGGCGGCTTCGGGTGGCGCGCCGCGCTCGACATGCTGCGCTCGGCGGGGGAGACGCTGCCGGTGCCCGCGCCCAAGTTCGGTCACCTCGCCACCGCGGCGGTCGGCGGCGTGACGCTGCTGGGCTGCTACCACCCCAGCCAGCAGAACACCTTCACCGGCAGGCTCACCCCGGCCATGCTCGACGAGGTGTTCGCCACCGCCGCGACCCTCGCCGCCGGCGGGCCCGCGTCCGGCGATTCGTGA
- a CDS encoding ABC transporter ATP-binding protein produces the protein MIRTLLALVPAERRRTVGVFGTLAVLSVLLRAAGTVLLVPLVGALFGDAPADAWPWLGWLTAVTVLGWLVDYVTARMGFDIGFAVLDATQHDMADRLPTIRLDWFTADNTATTRQAIAATGPELVGLVVNLLTPLIGAVLLPAAIAVALLTVAAPLGLAALGGVVVLLGALWLATLLTRRADALADAANTALTERIIEFARTQQALRAARRVAPARSLVGSALEAQHGASLRLLGMQVPGQLLFSVASQIALLGFAGMATWLTVRGEIGVPEAIALLVVVARYLEPFTVLAELAPALESTRATLGRIRAVLDAPVLPAGSCGPATVTAPPRIEFDDVSFGYGAEPVLEKVSFVLDPGGTTAIVGPSGSGKSTILALIAGLHQPTGGRVLFDGVDLATLDPVARRAAVSVVFQHPYLFDGTVRDNVLVGHPEAGVDELAAATRLARVDELTGRLPDGDRTAVGEAGSALSGGERQRVSIARALVKPAPVLLVDEATSALDTENEAAVVDALTADPRPRTTVIVAHRLASIRHADRVLFVDGGRVVEDGPIDELRAAAGRFGEFWDQQCAAADWHITAQP, from the coding sequence GTGATTCGCACGCTGCTCGCCCTGGTCCCCGCCGAGCGGCGCCGCACCGTCGGCGTCTTCGGCACCCTGGCGGTGCTGTCGGTGCTGCTGCGCGCCGCGGGCACCGTACTGCTGGTGCCGTTGGTGGGCGCGCTCTTCGGCGACGCACCCGCCGATGCGTGGCCGTGGCTGGGCTGGCTGACGGCGGTCACCGTACTCGGCTGGCTCGTCGACTACGTCACGGCGCGAATGGGTTTCGACATCGGCTTCGCCGTCCTGGACGCCACGCAGCACGACATGGCCGACCGGCTGCCGACCATCCGGCTCGACTGGTTCACCGCCGACAACACGGCCACCACCCGCCAGGCGATTGCGGCCACCGGGCCCGAACTCGTCGGCCTGGTGGTCAACCTGCTGACACCGCTGATCGGTGCGGTGCTGCTGCCGGCCGCCATCGCGGTCGCCCTGCTGACGGTCGCGGCGCCGCTCGGGCTCGCGGCGCTCGGCGGCGTCGTCGTCCTGCTCGGCGCCCTGTGGCTCGCCACGCTCCTGACCCGGCGCGCCGACGCCCTCGCCGACGCGGCCAACACCGCCCTCACCGAGCGCATCATCGAGTTCGCGCGCACGCAGCAGGCGCTGCGGGCCGCCCGACGGGTGGCGCCGGCCCGCAGCCTGGTCGGCTCGGCGCTCGAGGCCCAGCACGGCGCGAGCCTGCGGCTGCTCGGCATGCAGGTGCCCGGCCAACTGCTGTTCAGCGTCGCGAGTCAGATCGCGCTGCTCGGCTTCGCGGGCATGGCCACCTGGCTGACGGTGCGCGGCGAGATCGGCGTGCCGGAGGCCATTGCGCTGCTCGTCGTCGTCGCGCGCTACCTCGAACCCTTCACCGTGCTCGCCGAACTCGCGCCGGCGCTCGAGTCGACGCGCGCCACCCTGGGACGGATCCGGGCCGTGCTCGACGCGCCGGTACTCCCCGCCGGCAGCTGCGGCCCCGCGACCGTGACCGCGCCGCCGCGCATCGAGTTCGACGACGTGTCGTTCGGCTACGGCGCCGAGCCGGTACTCGAGAAAGTCAGCTTCGTCCTCGACCCCGGCGGCACCACCGCCATCGTCGGGCCGTCCGGCTCGGGCAAGAGCACGATCCTGGCGCTGATCGCCGGGCTGCACCAGCCGACCGGCGGGCGCGTGCTGTTCGACGGCGTCGACCTCGCGACACTCGACCCGGTCGCGCGGCGGGCGGCGGTCAGCGTCGTGTTCCAGCACCCGTACCTGTTCGACGGGACGGTCCGCGACAACGTCCTGGTCGGCCATCCGGAAGCCGGCGTCGACGAGCTGGCCGCGGCGACACGGCTCGCCCGGGTCGACGAACTGACCGGTCGGCTGCCCGACGGTGACCGGACCGCGGTCGGCGAGGCCGGCTCGGCGCTGTCCGGCGGCGAGCGGCAGCGGGTCAGCATCGCCCGGGCGCTGGTAAAGCCGGCGCCCGTGCTGCTCGTCGACGAGGCCACCAGCGCGCTGGACACCGAGAACGAGGCCGCCGTCGTCGACGCCCTGACCGCCGACCCCCGGCCGCGCACCACCGTCATCGTCGCGCACCGGCTCGCGAGCATCCGGCACGCCGACCGCGTGCTGTTCGTCGACGGCGGCCGCGTCGTCGAGGACGGCCCGATCGACGAATTGCGCGCCGCCGCAGGTCGTTTCGGCGAGTTCTGGGATCAGCAGTGCGCCGCCGCCGACTGGCACATCACCGCCCAACCGTGA
- a CDS encoding nitroreductase family deazaflavin-dependent oxidoreductase, whose product MPAWERYLGIPLLRVHDAIYRRTGGRVGHRIPGAPPSLLLHTVGAKTGIQRTTTLSYATDGGAYLVVASKGGDPKAPGWYFNLKADPHVEINVGPRRLPATARIIGADDPDYPRLWKLVNDNNSNRYDGYQQRTRRRIPIIALEPSSAARP is encoded by the coding sequence ATCCCCGCTTGGGAGCGCTACCTCGGCATTCCGCTGCTGCGCGTACACGACGCGATCTACCGCCGCACCGGCGGCCGCGTGGGCCACCGCATCCCCGGCGCGCCGCCCTCGCTGCTCCTGCACACCGTCGGCGCCAAGACCGGCATCCAGCGCACCACCACGCTCAGCTACGCCACCGACGGCGGCGCCTACCTCGTCGTGGCCTCCAAGGGCGGCGACCCGAAGGCGCCGGGCTGGTACTTCAACCTCAAGGCCGATCCGCACGTGGAGATCAACGTCGGCCCGCGCCGCCTGCCGGCCACCGCACGCATCATCGGCGCCGACGATCCGGACTACCCGCGGTTGTGGAAGTTGGTCAACGACAACAACTCCAACCGCTACGACGGATATCAGCAGCGCACCCGCCGCAGGATCCCGATCATCGCGCTCGAGCCGTCGTCCGCCGCGCGCCCGTAA